CTTCTTCATCAACGCAGCCACATCGACGTTGTCGGGGTTACCCTTGTCCTTGATGTAGGCATTGAGCACGGCTTTCGTGCCTGCTGCGCTTTGCTGACCGAGATCGACCCCGGTGCTGATGGTGACGCCGCTGGAAGCAATCACCTTCCCATTCTTGTCTGTGGGAACGTAACCTTTAACTTCCAGCACGCCCTCGCTTCTCTCCAGAAACTCCTTGTCCACCCGCCACTTCTCGGTACAGGCATCGGACAGGCGTAACGTGCAGTTGTTCGCCCTCACGAACCGCATTTTCCGTTCGAGGCTACCCAGACAGATCCCGGGGCATTCCGCCTTCGTTGCAGTGCCGCCCATGCAGGAGGCCTTCGAAGGGTCGCACGCGGGTTGGGCTGGGAGCAAGGGCAGCGCGGCGACACTGGCGGCCAGTCCCAGCGCCATGAGCCAGAGGCGCTTGCCGAACGGGCGGGTCCGCCCTGATCGATGCACGTCGTGTTTCATGGCGCGGGCGCGAGGTTGATGCACACAGGCTTGTCGGGGCAGTTGCCCTGTGCAGGATCGCAGGTCGACTGGGCCGCGCAGGCCGCCTCCCCCGCGGTGCACTTGGGCAGGGTCCCACTCCCTCCATAGGGCGGCCCGGGGTCCTTTGGCTTGCCGTCATTGCCCGGACCCGGGATGGAGGCCATGGCGTCGTTCTCGATGGCCTCAGACTGCATGCGGATGACGGTGTGGGCGACGATGGGAATGCGGCCGCGGGCGATGAGGGCCTTGCGGAAGGTGTCCGGGTCGTCGGCATCGAGCACCGACAGCGCCCAGGTGTAAAACCGCCCCACCAGCGGCAGTTGTTTCTCCCGGGGGATGCCGTAGGTCACGCGCAGCTTGAGTAGATTGGCGTCCTGCAGGGTCTGGCCGGATCGGTTGGTCTTGGGGTCGTGGTTGCAGCCCGGCACATCCATCGGACACTGAAGGAAGGCAAGATTGGCGTTGGGAATGACGCGACCCTTGACCTTGAGCCTGGCCGCCAGGGCCGGGCTGGCGTAGTCGTCGAAGCTCTCCTTGCTGGGTGAGAGGATTTCGATGCGCACCGGGCTGGTAGCCAGGTCGGCTACGAGCCGGGCGTAGGACTGGGCGAGTTCCGTCGGGGTGGTGCCGCCGCCGTAGTAGGCCACCAGCCCCCGCCGCA
The DNA window shown above is from Thiobacter sp. AK1 and carries:
- a CDS encoding pesticin C-terminus-like muramidase; protein product: MKHDVHRSGRTRPFGKRLWLMALGLAASVAALPLLPAQPACDPSKASCMGGTATKAECPGICLGSLERKMRFVRANNCTLRLSDACTEKWRVDKEFLERSEGVLEVKGYVPTDKNGKVIASSGVTISTGVDLGQQSAAGTKAVLNAYIKDKGNPDNVDVAALMKKLDPYFAPLKGQKAVDALVKSPLTVTKAEARLLADAFGYDTQKRVAAQFDRKNTQGMVFKKLPEEAQTVIVDFAYQYGLSDSKDSIRQTFWRYVYDGEWQKLADWLYRPPDQYRDRRRRESDVLRFGIDNAYLPETGNPCPPASQGGGNQSRP
- a CDS encoding TadE/TadG family type IV pilus assembly protein, with protein sequence MRRRPLTARWARTRGASLVEFVVVAPTVLMLGLATLQAGLVYHAKSNLNYATFEAARAGAVDHARMEALFTGLRRGLVAYYGGGTTPTELAQSYARLVADLATSPVRIEILSPSKESFDDYASPALAARLKVKGRVIPNANLAFLQCPMDVPGCNHDPKTNRSGQTLQDANLLKLRVTYGIPREKQLPLVGRFYTWALSVLDADDPDTFRKALIARGRIPIVAHTVIRMQSEAIENDAMASIPGPGNDGKPKDPGPPYGGSGTLPKCTAGEAACAAQSTCDPAQGNCPDKPVCINLAPAP